In the Pieris napi chromosome 19, ilPieNapi1.2, whole genome shotgun sequence genome, one interval contains:
- the LOC125059040 gene encoding eukaryotic translation initiation factor 5B: protein MGKAKKGKKSQTAEDGDSDIETTTIENTKPAQTKGKKVPAITAVASDESEDEKPKSKTKLKKSVDSDVKEVTKNIKNVSISNKSQKKKVDASSDDESEDENVKTKKNKTKQEKSAFSLLEIEDSGESAPEAQPSSDDEKPAQKSAKKPTQDKKEPAGKKGKKARRKKDDSDEDLEKVLAELEMEYAGVKKEPAAEPEPTKPQEQPEEKPKAKKKTKKEVEPEVENNVEEKGSDNENDITIKTAAQKKKEKKEREKLKKQEAKKKEQPQEGKKELTELKPQSKPENVELKDQDEKDTKAPSEEKDAEGDVPVEGKKKKKGDKGDKDDKGKKGPTKKTIAAMQEALKKVKEEEERLEREEEERIRQEEEREKQRLEAIRLEKEKKERKKQKEKERKERLKAEGKLLTPKQKAEKARAQAMLESLKAQGIEIGTEKKPLRPGTRAKPNKLKTQMSQETASAPVEEKKVEIEITDKQEPTKPEEKKESDTESVKDAWDAESSEDEESTKPEPAPVLDNKKPPSEEKPKEQEEDSSEEEGSSDDDSSSEEESEDEQMTDAEKKREIVLKRLEKRREDNEKNKANNPLRAAVVCVLGHVDTGKTKILDKLRRTNVQDGEAGGITQQIGATNVPIENIKEQTRHVKAVNDIAFKLPGLLIIDTPGHESFSNLRNRGSSLCDIAILVVDIMHGLEPQTIESINLLKQKKTPFLVALNKIDRLYDWQSSQRKDIRDILKMQQPNTQLEFEKRTKDVILQFAEQGLNAALFYENPDPRTYVSLVPTSAVTGEGMGNLLAMIVQACEGPLHKRLVFSQQLLAIVLEVKAIPGLGTTIDTILINGTLREGDTAILAGTEGPIVTQIRSLLMPQPMKELRVKNAYIEHKEVTGAQGVKIAAKELEKAIAGLNLLVAQKPDEVDILKEEVAKELKTALSSIKLSERGVYVQASTLGSLEALLEFLRTSKIPYSAIRIGPVVKRDVMKASAMLEHDSQFATILAFDVKIERDAQELADQLGVKIFAADIIYHLFDKFTAYREELKQRKREEFKHIAVFPCKLKVLPQFVFNSRDPIVAGIMVEAGILKEGTPICVPSKEFVELGFVTSIEVNHKQVETARKGQEVCIKIEPIPGESPKMFGRHFDETDMLVSKISRASIDACKDYFRDDLIKTDWQLMVELKKLFAIL, encoded by the exons ATGGGTAAAGCTAAAAAAGGCAAGAAGAGTCAGACAGCCGAGGATGG AGATAGCGACATAGAAACCACTACGATTGAGAACACAAAACCAGCACAAACCAAGGGCAAAAA aGTTCCTGCTATCACAGCTGTAGCATCAGATGAAAGTGAAGATGAGAAACCCAAatcaaaaactaaactaaagaAGTCAGTTGATTCTGATGTAAAGGAagtcacaaaaaatattaaaaatgtatcaatatcaaataagtctcaaaagaaaaaagttgATGCCAGTAGTGATG ATGAATCTGAAGATGAGAATGTCAagacgaaaaaaaataaaacaaaacaggaAAAGAGTGCTTTCTCTTTATTAGAAATTGAAGATTCTGGAGAATCTGCACCTGAGGCACAACCTTCCTCAGATGATGAAAAACCTGCACAAAAATCTGCCAAAAAACCTACACAAGATAAAAAGGAACCAGCAGGAAAGAAAGGCAAAAAAGCTAGAAGGAAAAAGGATGACAGTGATGAAGATTTAGAAAAGGTTCTAGCGGAACTTGAAATGGAATATGCGGGAGTCAAAAAAGAACCTGCTGCTGAGCCAGAACCAACAAAGCCTCAAGAACAACCAGAAGAAAAACCAAAAGCAAAGAAAAAAACCAAGAAAGAGGTAGAACCTGAAGTAGAAAACAATGTTGAAGAAAAGGGAAGTGACAATGAAAATGATATAACTATTAAAACAGCAGCtcaaaagaaaaaagagaaGAAAGAAAGAGAGAAACTTAAAAAACAGGAAGCTAAAAAGAAGGAACAACCACAAGAAGGTAAAAAGGAACTAACAGAATTAAAGCCACAAAGTAAACCTGAAAATGTTGAGCTTAAAGATCAAGATGAAAAGGATACTAAAGCTCCATCGGAAGAAAAGGATGCTGAAGGTGATGTTCCTGTTGAaggaaagaagaagaaaaaaggtGACAAAGGGGACAAAGACGACAAAGGTAAAAAAGGTCCTACCAAGAAAACTATTGCTGCCATGCAGGAAGCTTTGAAAAAGGTTAAAGAGGAGGAAGAAAGATTAGAACGAGAAGAGGAAGAAAGAATTAGGCAAGAGGAAGAGAGAGAGAAACAGAGACTTGAAGCTATTagattagaaaaagaaaaaaaagaaaggaaAAAGCAAAAAGAAAAGGAGAGAAAAGAAAGACTTAAAGCTGAAGGTAAATTATTAACACCTAAACAAAAAGCTGAAAAGGCAAGAGCTCAAGCAATGTTAGAATCTTTAAAAGCTCAAGGAATAGAAATTGGGACTGAGAAAAAACCACTGAGACCTGGTACTAGGGCAAagccaaataaattaaaaactcaaaTGTCACAAGAAACAGCATCAGCACCTGTAGAAGAAAAGAAAGTGGAAATTGAAATTACTGATAAGCAG gAACCCACCAAGCCCGAGGAGAAAAAGGAGTCGGACACTGAGTCTGTCAAAGATGCTTGGGATGCCGAGTCTTCTGAAGATGAGGAGTCTACAAAGCCTGAGCCAGCACCTGTTCTTGACAACAAAAAGCCACCATCTGAAGAAAAACCTAAAGAG CAAGAAGAGGATAGTTCTGAAGAGGAAGGCAGTTCGGACGATGACTCCAGCTCTGAAGAGGAGTCTGAAGATGAACAAATGACAGATGCCGAGAAAAAGAGAGAGATTGTTTTGAAGAGATTGGag aaACGTCGCGAAGATAATGAAAAGAACAAAGCTAACAATCCCCTACGTGCTGCCGTCGTTTGCGTCCTCGGACACGTAGATAcgggaaaaactaaaattttggACAAGTTACGGCGAACTAACGTACAAGACGGTGAAGCTGGTGGAATTACGCAGCAGATTGGTGCTACTAATGTGCCCATCGAGAATATTAAAGAGCAGACTAGGCATGTGAAAGCG GTGAATGATATAGCATTCAAGTTGCCAGGTCTCCTCATTATTGACACACCTGGTCACGAATCCTTCAGTAATTTAAGAAACAGAGGTTCCTCACTCTGTGATATCGCCATTCTG GTAGTAGACATTATGCACGGCTTGGAACCACAGACGATAGAATCGATAAATCTTCTAAAACAGAAGAAGACGCCATTTTTAGTCGCCTTAAATAAGATAGATAGATTGTACGATTGGCAGAGTTCTCAACGTAAAGATATTCGTGACATTCTGAAGATGCAGCAACCGAACACCCAACTAGAGTTTGAGAAGCGAACGAAAGATGTTATACTCCAGTTTGCTGAACAG gGTCTTAACGCAGCATTATTTTACGAGAACCCAGACCCTCGTACTTACGTCTCCTTGGTGCCCACATCAGCGGTGACTGGTGAAGGCATGGGTAACCTTCTAGCGATGATAGTTCAGGCCTGCGAGGGACCCTTACATAAGAGGCTGGTCTTCTCTCAGCAGTTGCTTGCTATTGTCTTAGAG GTAAAAGCTATTCCCGGATTGGGTACTACGATAGATACAATTCTAATCAATGGAACGCTTCGTGAGGGAGATACGGCGATTTTGGCGGGAACAGAAGGACCCATAGTCACGCAAATAAGGTCGCTTTTGATGCCTCAGCCTATGAAGGAGTTGCGTGTCAAG AATGCTTACATTGAGCACAAAGAAGTAACGGGGGCCCAAGGAGTGAAGATAGCAGCAAAAGAATTGGAAAAAGCAATTGCTGGTTTGAACCTACTTGTAGCTCAGAAACCAGATGAAGTAGACATTTTAAA GGAAGAAGTGGCGAAGGAGTTGAAGACAGCTCTATCGTCCATTAAACTATCAGAGCGCGGTGTGTACGTGCAAGCGTCTACTCTGGGATCCCTCGAAGCGTTGCTAGAGTTCCTTAGGACTAGCAAGATTCcc tACTCCGCTATTAGGATAGGTCCGGTGGTGAAACGAGACGTAATGAAAGCGTCCGCCATGTTGGAACACGACTCGCAGTTTGCTACTATATTGGCTTTTGATGTTAAG ATCGAAAGGGATGCGCAAGAGTTGGCAGATCAGCTCGGCGTGAAGATATTCGCAGCTGATATTATTTACCATTTGTTTGACAAATTCACCGCATATAGAGAAGAACTTAAGCAGAGGAAACGGGAGGAATTTAAGCATATAGCTGTCTTCCCGTGCAAACTGAAG GTATTACCACAATTTGTGTTCAATTCCCGTGACCCGATCGTTGCTGGAATAATGGTGGAAGCTGGAATTTTGAAGGAGGGAACACCGATTTGTGTGCCCAGTAAAgag TTCGTGGAACTTGGATTTGTGacatctatcgaagtgaatcATAAACAAGTGGAAACGGCGCGAAAGGGCCAAGAAGTTTGCATCAAGATTGAGCCGATACCCGGGGAATCCCCCAAAATGTTCGGCAGACATTTTGACGAAACTGACATGCTTGTTAGCAAg ataTCCCGAGCCAGTATTGACGCATGTAAAGACTATTTCCGTGATGACCTTATCAAAACTGATTGGCAGCTGATGGTAGAATTGAAAAAACTGTTCGCGATCCTATAA